A single Sporohalobacter salinus DNA region contains:
- the rlmD gene encoding 23S rRNA (uracil(1939)-C(5))-methyltransferase RlmD: MTEPKPVTLGEVVAIELEDLAYGGDAVGRKDGFAVFVSQGIPGEIVEIEIIQVKKSYARGKIIEVIEPASERINGECRVSEICGGCQLQHIDYQAQLEYKREMVKDNIERIGGLAEVDIKPVLGMEHPYFYRNKAQFPVGIEDEEIVTGFYAPGSHEIIDTQECLIQHQLINRVIRKTVELVEEYEIPIYNEDSHDGLLRHLVVRVGVCTNQAMLVFVINGQRIPAQQKIAKELMAEIPELVSIQNNINRQKTNVILGTDTYTVAGDDKIVDYIGSIKYQISAQSFFQVNTLQAKKLYDQVLEYADLNGEETVIDAYCGIGSISLYLAQAAKQVYGIEVVSQAIDDAKENAKLNNIDNCYFKVGKVREMLPKLKSNGLNPEVIVVDPPRKGCHKQVLETFLQLEPARIIYVSCKPSSLARDLEQLTAANYEVEEIQPVDMFPQTYHIESVAKVVRT; encoded by the coding sequence GTGACAGAACCAAAACCTGTTACATTAGGAGAAGTAGTAGCAATTGAATTAGAAGATTTAGCTTATGGAGGTGATGCTGTAGGTAGAAAGGATGGTTTTGCTGTCTTTGTAAGTCAGGGGATACCAGGAGAGATAGTTGAAATAGAGATTATTCAGGTGAAGAAGAGTTATGCTCGCGGAAAGATTATTGAAGTTATTGAGCCTGCATCAGAAAGAATTAATGGTGAATGTAGAGTGAGTGAAATCTGCGGTGGTTGTCAACTTCAGCATATTGATTATCAAGCTCAATTAGAGTATAAACGAGAGATGGTAAAGGATAATATAGAAAGAATAGGTGGATTAGCAGAGGTGGATATTAAACCTGTGTTAGGAATGGAACATCCTTATTTTTACCGTAATAAAGCCCAATTTCCTGTTGGAATTGAAGATGAAGAAATCGTTACTGGATTTTATGCTCCTGGTAGTCATGAGATTATAGATACTCAGGAGTGTTTGATTCAACATCAGTTAATTAATCGAGTTATCAGAAAAACAGTGGAGTTAGTAGAGGAATATGAAATTCCTATTTATAATGAAGATAGTCATGATGGTTTGTTGCGTCACTTAGTTGTTAGAGTTGGAGTCTGTACCAACCAAGCAATGTTAGTTTTTGTTATCAATGGCCAGCGGATTCCTGCTCAACAGAAGATTGCCAAAGAGTTGATGGCTGAAATTCCGGAGTTAGTGAGTATTCAGAATAATATTAACCGTCAAAAGACAAATGTTATTTTAGGAACAGATACTTATACTGTAGCTGGGGATGATAAGATAGTAGATTATATTGGTAGTATTAAGTATCAGATTTCGGCCCAGTCTTTCTTTCAGGTTAATACCTTACAGGCTAAGAAACTTTATGATCAGGTTTTAGAATATGCTGATTTAAATGGTGAAGAAACAGTAATTGATGCTTACTGTGGTATTGGTTCTATTTCTTTATATTTAGCTCAAGCAGCTAAACAGGTATATGGTATTGAAGTAGTTTCTCAGGCAATTGATGATGCTAAGGAGAATGCAAAACTTAACAATATAGATAACTGTTATTTTAAAGTTGGAAAAGTGCGAGAAATGTTACCCAAATTAAAGAGCAATGGTTTAAATCCAGAGGTTATAGTAGTTGATCCCCCTCGGAAAGGATGTCATAAGCAGGTTTTAGAAACTTTTTTACAATTAGAACCAGCTAGGATTATATATGTATCTTGTAAACCTAGTAGCTTGGCTAGAGATTTAGAACAGTTAACTGCTGCTAATTATGAAGTAGAGGAGATTCAGCCAGTAGATATGTTTCCACAGACTTATCATATTGAGTCAGTAGCAAAAGTAGTTCGAACTTAA
- a CDS encoding amidohydrolase family protein encodes MIRIIDFHTHAFPDTMADKVVKKLEMYYQREIESQGRLEDLVQEIKESKLYKAVIHVAAVEPERVSELNDWLLEIDSKRLIKFGTIHPGLSDYEAELERLKKNGIKGIKLHPELQQFDILTQQAYDMYEAIGDEFLILFHIGDNRNGYQEDYSSPAKLAQIINDFTDLKVVASHLGGYQMWEQAREHLVGKNLYLDTSSSLDFLSIEEATEIIKAHGVEKVLFGSDFPLKKPIDEIKQLAKLDLSLIERARVLSQNSLDLLAELGIEI; translated from the coding sequence ATGATAAGAATAATTGATTTCCATACTCATGCTTTTCCTGATACAATGGCAGATAAGGTAGTCAAGAAATTAGAGATGTATTATCAAAGAGAGATAGAGAGTCAAGGGCGATTAGAAGATTTAGTACAGGAAATTAAAGAGTCTAAACTCTATAAAGCAGTTATTCATGTTGCAGCAGTAGAACCTGAAAGAGTTTCTGAATTAAATGATTGGTTATTAGAGATTGATAGTAAACGGTTAATCAAATTTGGAACAATACATCCAGGACTTTCTGATTATGAAGCTGAATTAGAACGGTTAAAGAAAAATGGTATAAAAGGTATTAAACTTCATCCTGAGTTGCAGCAATTTGATATTCTGACTCAACAAGCTTATGATATGTATGAGGCTATTGGAGATGAATTTTTAATTTTATTCCATATTGGAGATAATAGAAATGGATATCAAGAAGATTATAGTAGTCCTGCTAAGTTGGCTCAGATAATTAATGACTTTACTGATTTAAAGGTAGTTGCTAGTCATTTAGGAGGATATCAGATGTGGGAGCAAGCTAGAGAACATTTGGTTGGGAAGAACCTTTATCTTGATACATCTAGTAGTTTAGATTTTTTATCGATTGAGGAAGCGACTGAAATAATTAAAGCTCATGGAGTGGAAAAAGTTCTTTTTGGATCTGATTTTCCTCTTAAAAAGCCGATTGATGAGATAAAGCAATTGGCAAAGTTGGATTTAAGTCTAATTGAACGGGCTAGAGTCTTAAGCCAGAATAGTCTAGATTTATTAGCTGAATTAGGAATTGAGATATAA
- a CDS encoding isocitrate dehydrogenase (NAD(+)), whose product METVTLIPGDGIGPEVSRAVQKVIDAVGVDIEWKEVNAGAGVMDKYGTPLPDKVLDSVRKNKVALKGPITTPVGSGFRSVNVAIRKKLDLYINLRPVKTYKGAPTKFKDVNYVVFRENTEGLYAGIEHEVGEDAAESIKIITRKASKRIVKAAFEYAKRENRKLVTAVHKANIMKLSDGLFLETAKEVAKEYPEIEFNDRIVDNMCMQLVQYPDEYDVLVMPNLYGDVISDLGAGLIGGLGLTPGANIGDEIAVFEAVHGSAPDIAGKDKANPIALLLSGVLMLRHLEEFEAADRVENAIAEILAEGKVLTKDLGGEAATTEITEEIINRL is encoded by the coding sequence ATGGAAACAGTAACTTTAATTCCAGGAGATGGAATTGGGCCTGAGGTATCAAGAGCAGTACAGAAAGTTATTGATGCTGTGGGAGTAGATATTGAGTGGAAAGAAGTCAATGCTGGAGCTGGAGTAATGGATAAGTATGGTACTCCTCTACCAGATAAAGTATTAGATTCTGTTCGAAAGAACAAGGTGGCATTGAAGGGGCCAATTACTACTCCGGTTGGAAGTGGTTTTAGAAGTGTAAATGTAGCTATTAGAAAGAAATTAGATTTATATATTAATTTGCGTCCAGTAAAGACTTATAAAGGAGCTCCGACTAAATTTAAGGATGTTAATTATGTAGTGTTTAGAGAAAATACCGAAGGTTTATACGCCGGGATTGAACATGAGGTAGGTGAAGATGCTGCCGAAAGTATTAAGATTATCACGCGAAAAGCTTCAAAGAGAATTGTTAAAGCAGCTTTTGAATATGCTAAGCGTGAAAATCGAAAATTAGTAACGGCAGTACATAAAGCTAATATTATGAAATTAAGTGATGGGCTATTTTTGGAAACAGCAAAAGAGGTAGCTAAAGAGTATCCAGAAATCGAATTTAATGACCGTATTGTTGATAATATGTGTATGCAGTTGGTGCAGTATCCAGATGAATATGATGTATTAGTAATGCCTAATCTCTATGGTGATGTTATTTCTGATCTTGGAGCAGGATTAATTGGAGGTTTAGGTTTAACACCAGGAGCTAACATTGGTGACGAAATAGCTGTTTTTGAGGCAGTACATGGCAGCGCTCCTGATATAGCTGGTAAGGATAAAGCCAATCCAATTGCGTTGTTATTATCTGGAGTTTTGATGCTGCGGCATTTAGAAGAATTTGAAGCTGCTGATAGAGTGGAAAATGCTATAGCCGAAATCTTAGCAGAAGGAAAGGTATTAACAAAGGATTTGGGGGGAGAAGCGGCTACCACTGAGATTACAGAAGAGATTATAAATAGATTATAA
- the nifV gene encoding homocitrate synthase gives MKDVKMVDTTLRDGEQTAGVVFANQEKIRIAKLLDQIGVDQIEAGIPVMGGDEKEAITTIVDADLDASIMAWNRPVISDIKESLDCGVDAVAISISTSDIHIKHKLEKDRDWVLSNMTEAVKFAKKNGLYVSVNAEDASRSDRDFLIKFAKEAKEVGADRLRYCDTIGVMEPFEIRDRVKDIIDEVGIDIEMHTHNDFGLAAANALAGVKGGAKYVGVTVNGLGERAGNAALEEVVMALKHIYEVEMDFSTEDFRQLSEYVARASARELPVWKAIVGTNMFAHESGIHTDGVLKNSSTYEVFTPEEVGLERQIVIGKHSGKKAIINKFKEYGIKLTDKEAEDLLPKVRKTAVEFKRSLFDKELMYIYEDYKEELGEEE, from the coding sequence ATGAAAGATGTTAAGATGGTAGATACTACATTACGTGATGGAGAACAGACAGCAGGAGTTGTTTTTGCGAATCAAGAAAAGATTAGAATTGCCAAATTATTGGATCAGATTGGAGTGGATCAGATTGAGGCTGGAATTCCAGTAATGGGCGGTGATGAGAAAGAAGCGATTACTACTATTGTTGATGCGGATTTAGATGCCAGTATTATGGCTTGGAATAGACCAGTTATATCTGATATTAAGGAATCGCTGGATTGTGGAGTAGATGCAGTAGCAATTTCAATTTCTACTTCAGATATTCATATTAAACATAAGCTAGAGAAGGACCGAGATTGGGTACTTTCCAATATGACTGAAGCTGTAAAGTTTGCTAAAAAGAATGGTTTGTATGTATCAGTTAATGCCGAAGATGCTTCTCGTAGTGATAGAGATTTTCTAATTAAGTTTGCTAAGGAAGCAAAGGAAGTTGGAGCTGATAGATTGCGGTATTGTGATACTATTGGAGTTATGGAACCTTTTGAGATTCGTGATCGGGTAAAAGATATTATTGATGAAGTAGGTATCGATATTGAGATGCATACTCATAACGATTTTGGTTTAGCCGCGGCTAATGCTTTAGCTGGAGTGAAGGGCGGAGCTAAATATGTAGGAGTTACTGTTAATGGTTTAGGTGAAAGAGCTGGAAATGCTGCTCTAGAAGAAGTTGTTATGGCGTTAAAACATATTTATGAAGTTGAAATGGACTTTTCTACAGAAGATTTCAGACAGCTATCTGAGTATGTAGCTCGTGCTTCTGCTCGTGAATTGCCGGTTTGGAAGGCCATTGTAGGGACTAATATGTTTGCTCATGAATCCGGTATTCATACCGATGGCGTCTTAAAGAATTCATCTACTTATGAAGTCTTTACACCAGAGGAAGTTGGACTAGAGCGTCAAATTGTTATCGGCAAACATTCCGGTAAAAAAGCTATTATTAATAAGTTCAAAGAGTATGGTATTAAATTAACAGATAAAGAAGCAGAAGACTTATTGCCTAAAGTTAGAAAGACAGCAGTGGAATTTAAGCGATCACTTTTTGATAAAGAGCTAATGTATATATATGAAGATTATAAGGAAGAATTAGGAGAAGAGGAGTAG
- the gatB gene encoding Asp-tRNA(Asn)/Glu-tRNA(Gln) amidotransferase subunit GatB produces the protein MLTDYDITIGLEVHAQLDTDTKIFCSCSTEFGAEPNVHTCPVCLGLPGVLPVLNKRAVEYAIKAGLALNCDIADFSKFDRKNYFYPDLPKAYQISQYDLPLCENGYINVEPEDGEAVKVGINRIHMEEDAGKLVHDGTITDSEGSLVDYNRVGTPLIEIVTEPDINSPAQAVAYLKKLKSILEYLEVSDCNMAEGSLRCDANASIKPKGEEGLGTKTELKNMNSFKAIEKALTYEIKRQKKVLESGKEVIQETRTWDTEEEKTYSMRGKEEAHDYRYFPEPDLVPLEVDEEWLEEIESTIPELPNVRRNRFVEELGLPEYDAQVLTDSKSIADFFEATVTEHNDPKSISNWVMGDMMRLLNEGDLEIEEAEITPAGLAEMLKLLDDGTISNKIAKTVFEEMFKTGKDPESIVEDKGLKQISDEGELDNIIDDIIDDNPDAVADYQGGKEQAIGYLVGQVMQATRGKANPQLAKDILKEKLN, from the coding sequence ATGCTTACAGATTATGATATAACTATCGGATTAGAGGTTCATGCTCAGTTAGATACTGATACTAAAATATTCTGTAGTTGTAGTACAGAATTTGGAGCTGAACCTAATGTACATACCTGTCCTGTCTGTCTTGGATTACCAGGGGTACTACCGGTATTAAATAAAAGAGCTGTTGAATATGCAATTAAAGCAGGACTTGCTTTAAACTGTGATATTGCTGATTTCAGCAAATTTGACCGTAAGAATTATTTTTATCCTGACTTGCCGAAGGCTTATCAGATTTCACAATATGATTTGCCTTTATGTGAAAATGGTTATATTAATGTAGAGCCTGAAGACGGTGAGGCAGTTAAAGTAGGAATTAATCGAATTCATATGGAAGAAGATGCTGGAAAGTTAGTTCATGATGGAACTATTACTGATTCAGAAGGTAGTTTGGTTGATTATAATCGGGTAGGAACGCCGTTGATTGAGATTGTAACAGAGCCTGATATAAATTCTCCAGCTCAGGCTGTTGCTTATCTTAAAAAGTTAAAGAGTATTTTAGAATATTTGGAAGTATCTGATTGTAATATGGCCGAAGGATCACTGCGCTGTGATGCCAATGCATCCATTAAACCTAAAGGTGAAGAAGGATTGGGTACTAAAACAGAGCTTAAAAATATGAACTCCTTTAAAGCAATTGAAAAAGCATTAACTTATGAAATTAAACGGCAGAAAAAAGTCTTAGAATCTGGTAAGGAAGTAATTCAGGAAACTAGAACTTGGGATACCGAGGAAGAAAAGACCTATTCTATGCGGGGAAAAGAAGAAGCTCATGATTATCGCTACTTTCCAGAGCCGGATTTAGTACCGTTAGAAGTTGATGAAGAGTGGTTAGAAGAAATTGAATCTACAATTCCAGAACTTCCTAATGTTCGCCGAAATCGATTTGTAGAGGAGTTAGGTCTTCCTGAATATGATGCTCAGGTTTTAACCGATTCTAAATCAATTGCTGATTTCTTTGAAGCTACAGTTACTGAACATAATGACCCTAAAAGTATCAGTAACTGGGTTATGGGAGATATGATGCGACTTTTAAATGAAGGAGATCTAGAAATTGAGGAAGCTGAAATAACTCCAGCAGGATTAGCAGAAATGTTAAAGTTATTAGATGATGGTACAATTTCTAATAAAATTGCTAAAACAGTATTTGAAGAGATGTTTAAGACAGGTAAAGATCCAGAGAGTATTGTTGAAGACAAGGGATTAAAACAGATTAGTGATGAAGGAGAATTGGATAATATAATTGATGATATAATTGATGATAATCCTGATGCTGTAGCAGATTATCAAGGAGGAAAAGAACAAGCTATTGGTTATTTAGTAGGCCAAGTAATGCAGGCTACTAGAGGTAAAGCCAATCCTCAGCTAGCTAAAGATATATTAAAAGAAAAGCTAAATTAA
- the gatA gene encoding Asp-tRNA(Asn)/Glu-tRNA(Gln) amidotransferase subunit GatA, which produces MKLYELTAHELNEKLTAGEISAQEITESVYQRIDEVEDDVQSYITLTKEEALEKAKEVDEKLANGEEINPLAGIPVAVKDNMCTEGVKTTCASKILHNFEPPYNATVVDKLNQAGTVMTGKTNLDEFAMGSSTENSGFFITKNPWDLDRVPGGSSGGSAAAVAAGEAIISLGSDTGGSIRQPASLCGVVGMKPTYGFVSRYGLVAFASSLDQIGPFSQDVTDCALALNCLCGHDPHDSTSVEREVPDFTEALVDDVSDMKIGVPKEYLGEGIDSEVKEAVQSAIEKLEELGATCEEVSLPHTEYALPTYYLIAPAEASSNLARYDGVRYGYRNEEANGLIDMFKLTRSEGFGDEVQRRIMLGTYALSSGYYDAYYLKAQKVRTLIKQDFEEAFAEYDVLLSPTSPTTAFKIGEKSDDPLQMYMSDLCTIPANLAGLPGISIPCGLDSDGLPIGLQILGDHFAEEKLIQVAYTFEQNTDFNKRAEL; this is translated from the coding sequence ATGAAATTATATGAACTGACAGCTCATGAATTAAATGAGAAGTTAACAGCAGGTGAGATTAGTGCTCAAGAGATAACTGAATCTGTTTATCAACGGATTGATGAAGTAGAAGATGATGTGCAGTCATATATAACATTAACGAAAGAGGAAGCATTGGAGAAAGCAAAGGAAGTTGATGAAAAGTTAGCAAATGGAGAGGAAATTAATCCTTTAGCAGGAATTCCGGTAGCTGTAAAGGATAATATGTGTACTGAAGGAGTTAAAACTACTTGTGCTTCTAAGATTTTACATAATTTTGAACCGCCTTATAATGCTACGGTAGTGGACAAGCTAAATCAAGCTGGGACGGTAATGACAGGAAAAACAAATTTAGATGAATTTGCTATGGGATCATCTACAGAAAATTCAGGATTCTTTATTACTAAAAATCCTTGGGATTTGGATCGAGTACCTGGAGGATCCAGCGGTGGTTCAGCTGCAGCAGTTGCTGCTGGTGAAGCAATTATTTCTTTGGGTTCTGATACAGGAGGTTCTATTAGACAACCAGCCTCGTTATGTGGAGTAGTAGGAATGAAGCCAACTTACGGTTTTGTTTCGCGTTATGGTTTAGTAGCGTTTGCATCATCTTTAGATCAGATCGGGCCTTTTAGCCAAGATGTTACTGATTGTGCTTTAGCTCTAAACTGTCTTTGTGGTCATGATCCACATGACTCTACTTCAGTTGAAAGAGAAGTACCTGACTTTACGGAAGCATTAGTAGATGATGTCTCTGATATGAAGATTGGAGTACCAAAAGAATATTTAGGAGAAGGAATAGATTCTGAAGTAAAGGAAGCTGTTCAATCAGCTATCGAAAAGTTAGAAGAATTAGGAGCGACTTGTGAAGAGGTTTCGCTACCTCATACTGAGTATGCATTACCGACTTATTACTTAATTGCTCCAGCAGAAGCTAGTTCTAATTTAGCTCGTTATGATGGAGTGAGATATGGTTACCGAAATGAAGAAGCTAATGGTTTAATTGATATGTTCAAATTAACTAGAAGTGAAGGTTTCGGTGATGAAGTTCAGCGCAGAATTATGTTGGGAACTTATGCTTTAAGTTCTGGTTATTATGATGCTTATTATCTTAAAGCTCAGAAGGTCAGAACCTTAATTAAACAGGATTTTGAAGAAGCTTTTGCTGAATATGATGTTTTGCTATCACCTACTTCTCCGACTACTGCTTTTAAAATAGGAGAAAAGAGTGATGATCCATTACAGATGTATATGTCTGATTTATGTACAATTCCTGCTAATTTAGCTGGATTGCCTGGGATTTCAATTCCTTGTGGGCTTGATAGTGACGGATTACCTATTGGGCTACAGATATTAGGAGATCACTTTGCTGAAGAGAAGTTAATTCAAGTTGCTTATACATTTGAACAGAATACCGATTTTAATAAAAGAGCAGAACTGTAA
- the gatC gene encoding Asp-tRNA(Asn)/Glu-tRNA(Gln) amidotransferase subunit GatC: MKIDEATVDKVAMLGRLELDEDKKEEMTEQLNDILEYADKLNELDTEDVKPTAHALPIKNVFREDKVEESLDREEALKNAPECEDGSFKVPQIIDNDE, encoded by the coding sequence ATGAAGATAGATGAAGCTACTGTAGATAAAGTTGCTATGTTGGGAAGATTAGAATTAGATGAAGATAAGAAAGAAGAAATGACAGAGCAGTTAAATGATATCCTGGAATATGCAGATAAGTTAAATGAATTGGATACAGAAGATGTTAAGCCAACTGCTCATGCTTTGCCGATCAAGAATGTCTTTCGGGAAGATAAAGTTGAAGAGTCTCTGGATAGAGAAGAAGCATTAAAGAATGCTCCAGAATGTGAGGACGGTTCATTTAAAGTGCCACAGATTATAGATAATGACGAGTAA
- the ligA gene encoding NAD-dependent DNA ligase LigA has translation MAKTEELEEEMHNLIDKLNKYNYHYYVLDDPLVSDKEYDQLYDRLVKLEEDTGKVLPGSPTQRIGAEPLDEFDSHRHLAPLWSLDKAQSGEELRDWDDRLKRLIADYNQEHPDNPLPDPLYTVEYKFDGLTINLTYEDGELVQAATRGNGEVGEAILEQVKTIRTVPLQIPFQNGRLEVQGEGIMRLSVLEEYNEQAETPLKNARNAAAGALRNLDPKVTSERNLDAFFYNIGYYEGIDFNTHLEILNFLRENRFMVNDYLKTFDGIEDVIEEMETIEEQVDELDYLVDGMVIKVNDLRTQEVLGYTSRAPRWAIAYKFAAKEVTTTLRDVKWQVGRTGKLTPVALLEPVDIEGATVQKATLNNWDDIQRKDVAKGCRVWLRRSNDVIPEIIGRVETEEKEEVEELTKPTECPACGSSLVQNGVHLFCPNSLSCKPQLVARLAHFASRDALEIETFSEKTAAQLYEELELRDIADLYYIEYEELLELERFGEKKAENLINALDDSKDVQLSSFIYGLGVPNVGTRTAELLADKFKSLEKLIETDKEELVEIDGIGEVVAEGIVNFFADENIKESIQHMLEAGVEPTHEAIEEVQEDNPFVDQTVVMTGSLPDLTRSEAKEKIKALGAKVTSSVSGNTDILIVGENPGSKLDKAQELNTRIIEGEELVDLLESY, from the coding sequence ATGGCTAAAACTGAGGAATTAGAAGAAGAAATGCATAATTTAATTGATAAACTAAATAAATATAATTATCATTATTATGTTTTAGATGATCCTTTAGTTAGTGATAAAGAATATGATCAACTTTATGATAGATTAGTTAAATTAGAAGAAGATACTGGAAAAGTTTTGCCAGGTTCACCAACACAGCGGATAGGGGCTGAACCTTTAGATGAATTTGATTCACATAGACATTTAGCTCCGCTGTGGAGTTTGGACAAAGCTCAGAGCGGAGAAGAGTTACGTGACTGGGATGATCGATTAAAGCGATTAATTGCTGATTATAATCAGGAACATCCTGATAACCCATTGCCAGATCCGCTTTATACTGTAGAATATAAATTTGATGGTTTAACGATTAATCTTACTTATGAAGATGGAGAATTAGTTCAGGCAGCTACAAGAGGAAACGGTGAAGTAGGAGAAGCAATTTTAGAACAAGTAAAGACAATCAGAACTGTACCGCTGCAGATTCCCTTCCAAAACGGCAGATTAGAAGTTCAAGGCGAAGGAATTATGCGGTTGTCAGTTTTAGAAGAATATAATGAACAAGCTGAAACTCCACTTAAGAATGCTCGTAATGCCGCTGCCGGAGCTTTGCGTAATTTAGATCCTAAAGTGACTTCTGAACGCAATCTAGATGCTTTTTTTTATAATATCGGATATTATGAAGGAATTGATTTTAATACACATTTAGAAATTTTAAATTTTTTACGTGAGAATAGATTTATGGTTAATGATTATCTTAAAACCTTTGATGGAATAGAAGATGTAATTGAAGAAATGGAAACTATAGAAGAGCAGGTAGATGAATTAGACTATTTAGTTGATGGAATGGTAATTAAGGTTAATGATCTTAGAACTCAGGAAGTATTAGGCTATACCTCACGAGCACCACGTTGGGCTATAGCTTATAAATTTGCAGCTAAAGAGGTAACAACTACTTTAAGAGATGTTAAATGGCAAGTAGGTAGAACAGGTAAGCTAACTCCAGTGGCTTTACTTGAGCCAGTGGATATTGAAGGAGCTACAGTTCAAAAAGCTACTCTTAATAATTGGGATGATATTCAGCGAAAAGATGTAGCTAAAGGATGTCGAGTCTGGCTTAGGCGTTCAAATGATGTAATCCCAGAAATCATAGGACGAGTAGAAACCGAAGAGAAAGAGGAAGTAGAAGAGCTAACTAAACCAACAGAGTGTCCAGCTTGTGGTAGTAGTCTAGTTCAAAATGGAGTTCACCTCTTTTGTCCTAATTCGCTGTCTTGCAAGCCTCAGTTGGTAGCTAGATTAGCCCATTTTGCTAGTCGTGATGCTTTAGAGATAGAGACCTTCAGTGAAAAGACAGCTGCTCAATTATATGAAGAGCTTGAGCTTAGGGATATTGCGGATCTCTATTATATAGAATATGAAGAATTATTGGAGTTAGAACGTTTTGGTGAAAAGAAGGCTGAAAATTTAATTAATGCCCTTGATGATAGTAAAGATGTCCAATTGTCTTCTTTCATTTATGGTTTAGGTGTTCCCAATGTTGGAACGCGTACAGCTGAATTGTTAGCTGATAAATTCAAATCCTTGGAGAAATTAATAGAGACAGACAAAGAAGAGTTAGTTGAAATTGATGGCATTGGAGAAGTGGTTGCCGAAGGAATAGTTAACTTCTTTGCTGACGAAAATATTAAAGAAAGCATTCAGCATATGCTGGAAGCAGGAGTAGAGCCTACCCATGAAGCAATTGAAGAAGTTCAAGAAGATAATCCTTTTGTTGATCAGACAGTGGTGATGACCGGTTCACTGCCTGATTTAACGCGTAGTGAAGCTAAAGAGAAAATTAAAGCTTTAGGTGCTAAGGTGACTAGCAGTGTTAGTGGCAATACTGATATTTTGATTGTTGGTGAGAATCCTGGTTCTAAGTTAGATAAAGCTCAAGAATTAAATACTAGAATTATTGAAGGAGAAGAGTTAGTAGATTTATTAGAATCATACTAA